A region of the Chloroflexaceae bacterium genome:
AAGGCTGACCTACACCCTGCGCGTGCGCAACGTGGGCAACCGCGGGGCCACGGGAGTGGAGGTGCGTGATACGCTGCCCGCTGGTGTGAGCTTCGTGGAGGCCAGCGACGGCGGCACGGAGAGTGGGGGGGTAGTTGCCTGGCCGCCCTTCGACCTGCCTGGCGGCGCGGAGGTTGTTCGCACCGTCACCGTGCAGGTAGCCAATCCTTTCGTTGACCCCGGTGGAGCAATCATCAACGTCGCCGCCGCTGGCGACGACGGGGCCAATGGCGCTGACCCGACCCCGGCCAACAATACAGCCAGCGACACCGACTACGTGCGGCCCGACCTGGCGCTGACCAAGAGCGACGGCGGGGCCAGCGCCGAGCCAGGTGGCCTGATCCGCTTCCTGCTCTCCTATACCAACACCGGTGGCATTAATGTCACCGGAGTGACCCTGCGCGAGCGGGTGCCGCTGAACACCAGTTTCGACGCCAGTCTGGCCGAGAATGCCGGCTGGACCTGCGCCCCTGATGCCAGCGCGGGCAGCGAGTGCGTCTACACCGTGGGCGACCTCCCTGCGGGCGCTTCGGACACGGTCAGCTTCGTGGTGCGGGTGAACAACCCGCTGCCAGCGGGGGTGACCGAGGTGGTCAACGCGGCGCGTATCAGCGACGATGGCGCGCGGGGACCCGACCGCGACTCCGCCGATAATCAGGCCAGCGACTCCACGCCGGTGTCTGCGGCGCCCGACTTGCGCCTGAGCAAGAGCACGGGCGGCGTCGCGCCAATGCCGGGGCGCCCCCTGCCCTACCGGCTGGATTACCGCAATGTGGGCAACCAGGAGGCCACAGGAGTGGTCATCCGCGAGACCGTGCCGGACAATACCAGCTTTAGCGCCGCAGGCAGCAGCGCAGGCTGGAGTTGCCGGGATGGCGCTCCGGCGGGCAGCACCTGCCTCTTCAATCTGGGCAGCGTGCCCGCGGGAACCGGCGGCGACGTGACCTTCACCGTCGTTGTGGACGATCCCGTGCCTCCCGGTGTGACCGTGATCGTGAACATGGCCAGCATCAGCGATGATGGGGCCAACGGCGGCGATCCGACGCCCGATAACAACAGCGCGACGGTGAACTCGCCGTTCAGCCCCACGGCCGTCACCCTGGTGCACTTCAGCGCCACGCGCGCCGATGAGGGCGTGGTGGTGCGCTGGACCACAGGGATCGAGATTGACACGGCTCACTTCCGGATCTACCGCAGCGAGACGGCGACGCGCGCCGGGGCGATCCAGATTGCCGAGGTGGTGAGCCGGGGCAACGCGACCGGCGGCGCAAGCTACCGCGTGGTTGACACTGACGCCGAAGCGGGCCGAAATTACTGGTACTGGCTCGTGGAGGTGGAGACCGACGGCGACGAGACCGTCTACGGTCCGGTACGGCTCGCTGGCGGTCTCAGCGGAGGCTTCCAGGTCTACCTGCCACTGTTGAGACGGTGAGGGATCCGGTTGCTGGACTGGCAAGGGGTGTGGGGAAACCCGGTTTCCCCGCACCCCTGCCTGTCTACAGGAAAACAGGAAAGGGCCGGAAGTGCAAGAAACGCTTCCAGCCCCGCACTTTACTATGTTGGTAACCGACCCGCGGCAACCTGGAGGTTCGATTGGCTAACGGCTCTTACGCTTCCGTTCGCGGCGCGCCTCGCGCCGTCCGGTAGTGGCAACCGGCCGTGGCGCCTCGGCGCTGGTATCACCGGTAGTGACCTTTGGCGTGGGACGCGCGCCGCGGCCCCTGGCAACAGCTGCGCGTTCAAGGCCCGGCAGCACGCTGCGCATATAGTAGACGACATATCCAGCGACGCTAGCTTCGATCAGCGCCTGGATCCAGAACCAGATCCGCTGATTGAACACAGGGACGTTCAGCAGGCGCAGAGCGCCGATGAGCACGCCTACCCCACCAAGGATCATCAGGGCGATCCCGAGCTGGCGCATGAACGTCTGGCGGGCGGGGTTGCGTTCGGTATGCCGGAAGGTCAGATACGCGCCAGCGCCTACCCCCAGGATCTGGATGATAAAGAACGTCCAGGCGAGGGGGCCAAAGGCAGGATCAGGCGTGGTGAGATAGCTGAAGATCCCCATATGGCGATGCGCCTCCGAAGGAGCGGCAAGGATGCGGAAGCGACGGCGATTATAACAGTCGCCTCTCCGCGCGTCAACCGTGAGGGATATGACATAACCGTCAGATCTCATTGCAGGAACAGCGCAGAATCTGCCGCGCAGGCCTCACGAGCCAGGGTGTTGATTTTGGCGGCATAGCGCAAAAAACCACCTTTGTCGGCGGCTATGCCGCACCGACTACCAGAGGCGAAAGCCGTACGTGTCCTGATTTCACAATTTACTCACGTAGACGAGGCAAAAAGGATGAGTTAAAATCAGGTTATCACCCGCTGCATCCGGTGCGCTATTCGACGAAACTGCCGGACGAGCCGCTAAGTGGTTGTAGCTATCTAATAATGAGCCAGATCCCCGCAGCGCCATACCCGTATCCGCCTCTCAACACTGCCCGGCTGGTAGAGTTGACCCATGCCGCTAATCTGCGCGATCTGGAGCGGCGGGCGGAGATGCTGCTGGCTGAGGCTTTTCCCGAGGCCACGAGCAGCCTGGTCTGGGCTGACGTCCCGGTGAAGGCCGAGGTGAATGACGCATTGCTGGTACGCACCCGTCACGGAGCGCTCGGATCGGAAAGAACGTTCATCGAGGTGGCGTTGCCCCTGCAAGCTGCCGGCCAGGTCGTTGGCCGGTTGATCGTGCGCCCCGAATATCTCAGCCCGGAGCGAGAACAGTGGCTTAAGCTGTTCGCAGCCCTGCTCGCCTCCGCCTTTCTGGCCCTGCAGGGCGCGCAGCATATAGCGCCCCCGTCGCTGGAACAACGGCGAGCGAGCCTGCGTGAACGGCTGCACCTGCTACGCGGCGAAGGGGACACCGATGCGCTCCTGGCGGACCTGACAGCCCTGGTGCAGCAGACCTGCGGTATGCCGGTGGTGTACTGGGCTTTGCGCTACCGGGGGAACGAATGGGTCGAGATGCGCTACCTGCTCACCCCTACTCGCGCCGAGCGCCCGAGGCTTTTCTGGCGCATTCAGGCCGGTCTCAGCAGCAAGGCCATCGAGATGGGTCAGGCCATCGAGACTGATAATTACCTGTATGCGTGCAACGAACTGGGGGTAACTCCGGTTATTCATCCCGGTCTGCCGACGTCATATGCCTGGCACGCGCTACCGTTGCAGGATCGCGGCACGGTGCTGGGAGTGCTGGTGGTGTTTAGCGATCGCCCCGAGTTGCGCCTGGCCCCTGAGGATCGTGAACTGTTGCACTGGTTGGCCGGTGAAGCCGCGGGCATCGTCCATGTGGCCCTGCGCCACGAACGCGCCGTTGAGGAAGTGCGGCGACGCCAGGCCCTGAACCAGATTACCCGCCGCCTTACCTCCAGTCTCGATCCCGAGCGCGTCATCGAGCTGATCGTGGAACAGGCGCCGGTCTTGCTCGATGCCGAAGAGAGCAGCCTGTTGCTCCTCGATGAGCAAACCGGCGAACTTGAGTTCCGCTACGCGGCCGGCCCTGCCGGGCACCGGCTTCTAGGGCAGCGCCTGCCGGCGGGCAAGGGGGTGGCCGGTTACGTGGTCAGCAGCGGACAGCCAACCATCGTGAACGATACGCAGAGCGACGGCCGGTTTTACCGGGCGATGGATGGCGACAGCGGGTTTCAGACCCGTTCGATCCTGGCCGTGCCGTTGCATGGGATTGATGGGGTCAAGGGTGTGATCGAGGTGCTCAATCGCCACGACAACGCACCCTTCGTTGAGGACGACCGCGTCCTGCTGGAGGCGCTGGCCGATCACGCGATGATCGCCCTGGAGAACGCGCGGCGCTTTGCCTCGGTTGATCGCGCCCTCGCCCGGCGCGCCCAGGAGCTGGATCGCAGCAATGAACGTTTACGGGCCATTCTGCGCGCCTCGAATATGCTCCGCGTGGAGCAGCAGGCGGATGTGCTGGCCAGCCAGATTGCCGAGATTGTGAGCGCCAGTTCCGGCTTTCGGCTGGCAAGTGTGGCCCTCGTGCAGCGGCAGCGCACTACTGAGCCGGCACTGCGCCTCGCTGCGGTCGCTGGCTTTGCTAAGCCGTCGTCGGCGCCGTTCGTGACGCTGGCGCAGTTCAGCGCCCTCCTCCGCGCAGAGAACGCGCGGGGCAGTCTGACCTACTTGATCGAGGATGGAACCGGCGCCGAGCTCGAGCTGTGGCCATTTCCGACGCCGGTGAGCGCCGTCGCGGCTACGGCAGAGACGCCTCCCCGCGAAATCTGGCGGAACGGCGATGTGCTGGTCTGTCTGTTGCGGAATAGCCGTAACGAGTTGCTCGGCGCGCTGGCCCTTGGCGACCCTGAGGACGGTCTACGTCCCAGTCCCGAGCAGGTGCAGATCCTCGAGATCCTTGCTAACCAGGCCGCTTCGGCTATCGAGAACGCCTACCTGTACGCGGCCCAACAGCACAATCTGAGCCGCATGACTGCGCTCAACGGCTTCGCGCGCGCCCTGAGCACCACCCTGCGTTCGCCCCAGCAGATCCTTGCCCTTACCGCCAGCGGCATGCTGGAGATGAGCGGCGCCCGTTGGGCGACGGTCTTTCTGCCCGATCCTGCGGCTCCGGCGCTCGAACGGGCCTTTCATACCGGGGCGCCGTGCACCGCGGTTGCCGAGGCGGAACAGCTCGCGCGCCAGGCCAGCATGGCCCGCCGGCCCCTCAGCCGCCTGCCGGCCCCGGATCATGAGGGGATGCTGGCCGTGCCCCTGCGTGGCGCGGGAACCACCCTTGGCGCCATCTGCATCGGCTTCGAGGCCGGCCTGCCCGACACGGGCGATGTCGAAAGTCTGGCGCTCTTTGCCAGTCAGGCCGCTTCCGCGATTGATGGTCTGCATTTGCTCGCCCAGGTCCGTCGGGGCCACGATCAACTTGCCTCGATTATGGCTTCTACCCGCGAGGGTATGCTCCTGGTAGATGAGACCGGGCAGGTCGCCGTGGTCAATAGCGCGTTCTACCATCTGGCTTCTGTCGAGACGTGGGCCAGCGTTCCGACCGATCTGACAGGCATGCCCATGGCCGAGATTCTAGAGCGTTGGCAGGCGACGGCGCCGTTTCCGCCCCACGAGTTTGCGCTGCTGGCCGATGGCCTCGCCGCAGTGGCCGGCGGGCGTGACAGCTTTGTGGTGGGCCAGTTCAATGGCCCGGGGCCGGGCCTCCAGGCCCTGGAGTGGACGGTGCTGCGCGTAACCAATGAGGGAGATCTGGCGCATCGCGAAATGGCTGCACCTGGTCCAGGCTGGCCAATTCTCCTCACCGTGCGCGATATTACCGCGGCAAAAGTGGCCGAACGCTTGCGTCAGGATCTGGCCAGCATGATGGTTCACGATCTGCGTAGCCCGCTGACCAGCATCATTACCTCGATTGATATGATTCTCCGCGGCGTCGTTGGCGGAGTTTCGGATAAACAGCGCGAGATTCTGAAGATCTGTCTTGCCAGCGCGCAGAACCTGCTTAATTTGATCAGTATGCTGCTGGATATTAGCCGGCTCGAAGATGGCGCCATGCCGATCGAGTTGTCCAGCATAGAGGTCGCTCCTCTTGTCCAGCGGGCGTTGGAAACGGTTCGCCCCATCGCGCAGGACAAACGCATCACCATTGAGGTCCTGTGCGATCCTGACATGCCTCGCGTCTGCGCCGATGCGGAGTTGATCTTGCGTGTGTTGCAAAATCTTCTTGATAATGCGGTAAAATACAGCCCCGCCGACGAACGGGTGCTGCTCACTGTCAGCCTCCATGAGCCGTCGCTGGTGCGGTTTAGCATAAGGGATAATGGTATCGGCATTAAAGCAAGTGATCTGGAGACGATCTTTGTCAAGTTCGCGCAGGCCGGCAATCAGCGCCAGAAGGGCAGTGGTCTGGGTCTGACCTTCTGCAAGCTCGTGGTTGAGGCCCACGGCGGGCGGATCTGGGTTGAAAGCGCTCCCGGCAAGGGCAGCACGTTCCATTTTACGTTGCCTGTGGCGAGCAGGGACGATGTAGCGCATGCTTCAGACTCGGGTGTTCAGAGTTAACCCCTGCTCCGGGGTTCCGCATAACCAGTCCGTCGCAGGTGGGGAGCAGTGGAGGTGCGATTCAGGCTGTCGGGCTCGTTTATACCATCCGTTAGAGATGGTTCAGAGAAAGCATTCCAGCAAACCAGTCTGGCGGGAGCCTGCACAGGTGCATCTCCTTGCACCTCTCCGACGTAAAATAGCCGTAAACCTTTTCCCCAGCTCAATTCCAGCGTGCGCATGGCTTATCGAAGCTTGGCCAGCGTAGCGCTGATGACCCAACAGGTTGCCTGGAACTACGCCAGGCATTGGCTTCGTACCGTGATATGGAGCTCGTCACCACCGGGGAGGCGCCTGGCGGCCCACCGGAGCGACGGGCTTCTTTTGACCTCTAGAAAGGCTTCGTTTGTGTGCCTGCAGGGTTCCCAAAACAACCCCGATAGACCGGCGCTCCGTGCAGCATGCCGCTTGCCACGCCTGCCCGATAGGGGCAAAACCAGCAGGTGATCCATGACAACGTTTCGACCGCGCACTCTCCTCCTCGTTAGCGCCAGCGTGGCCGACCGTGACGCGCTCCAGCAGGATCTGGCCGATGATCCAGATCAGACGTATGCCATCGTGCTTTCCGAGCGCAGCGACCAGGCTCTGGAGCGGTGCCGCGATCTCCGTCCGGACTGTGTCGTAATCAGCGACGCGCTTCCTGATACGGATTGGGTGGCGCTGGCAGGCGCCTTTCAGACGGTGGCGCCCCCGGCGCCCGCGATTCTGCTGCTGGTTGATCAAGAGTCCTCGCCTCTCGTTTGCGAAGCGCTGCAACGCGGCGCGTATGACTATGTGGTGCGCGGCAGCTTGCCGCGACGGGTATGGTTAACGGTGCGTAATGCTATCGAGGTCGCCGATCTGCGCGCAAGCCTGGCGCAACAGCGCCAGGCGCTCGAAGAAAGCGCCGCGCAATACTCCCGCCTCGTGGCCGAACGCGAGGAACTGACCCGGAAAGAGGGCGAGACCCGACGCCTGATGTACGAGGCTCTGGCGCTCCTCGACACGGTCATCGAATCTGCGCCGGTGGGGTTGGCCTTCGCCGACCGCGATCTCCGCTACGTGCGCGTAAACAGCGCCCTGGCAGCGATGAACGGCCGCGCGGTCGAAGAGCATCTTGGCCGCCGCCCCTCAGAGATCTTTGGCGACATTGGCGCCGAGTGGGAGCGCTGGTGGCAGATGGCGCTGACTACTGGCGAACCGATCGTCAACCTGGAGATCAGCGTGATGGTCTCTGGTCGGCGCGAGTACGCGCTGGTGAACTACTATCCCGTCCGTGACGCTGACGGCAACCTGCTCGGCGTGGGAACCGTGGTGACGGACATTTCGCAGCGCAAGCGCAGCGAGATTGGCCAGCGAGTGCTGGCCGCGGCGGGAAGCCTGCTGGCCGCCTCGCCGGATGCGGGCGTGCTTGGTGACGTGGTGCGCACGCTCTTCCCTGATCTGGCCGATTACGGCATGATCCATCTTCAGGACGAGCGCGAGGGGTTGCGTCTGGTCGCGGCGGCCCATCGCGACCAGGCGCTTGAAGCGCAACTGGCGATCTGGTTCGGTCCTGAAGCCCTGGCAAGATCCGGCGACGCGCACCCCGTCGCCAAGGCGGTGGCAGAGGCCCGGACTCTTCTTGACGCCTCCCTTTTCTCCGCCGCCGACGAGGGAACGCTTCCCGAACAGTTACGGCCGGCGACCAGCGTGATCGCGCCGCTGATCGCCCAGGGGCGCTGCATCGGCGCGATGACGGCGGTTTCAGTGGAAGAAGGACGGCGCTACATCAGCGAAGAGGTGGCGGTGATCGAGGAAATGGCGCGACGCTGCGCCATGCTTATCGCAGCCGCGCGCTCCTACGAGGAGGTCCGGCAGGCGCGCGCGGCCGCTGAGACGGCAGTGGAACAGCGCGACCGCTTCATCTCGACGGCGGCCCATGAACTCAAGACCCCTCTGGCGGTGCTGCTGGGCAACGCCCAACTGCTGCTGCGCCGCGCC
Encoded here:
- a CDS encoding GAF domain-containing protein, producing the protein MSQIPAAPYPYPPLNTARLVELTHAANLRDLERRAEMLLAEAFPEATSSLVWADVPVKAEVNDALLVRTRHGALGSERTFIEVALPLQAAGQVVGRLIVRPEYLSPEREQWLKLFAALLASAFLALQGAQHIAPPSLEQRRASLRERLHLLRGEGDTDALLADLTALVQQTCGMPVVYWALRYRGNEWVEMRYLLTPTRAERPRLFWRIQAGLSSKAIEMGQAIETDNYLYACNELGVTPVIHPGLPTSYAWHALPLQDRGTVLGVLVVFSDRPELRLAPEDRELLHWLAGEAAGIVHVALRHERAVEEVRRRQALNQITRRLTSSLDPERVIELIVEQAPVLLDAEESSLLLLDEQTGELEFRYAAGPAGHRLLGQRLPAGKGVAGYVVSSGQPTIVNDTQSDGRFYRAMDGDSGFQTRSILAVPLHGIDGVKGVIEVLNRHDNAPFVEDDRVLLEALADHAMIALENARRFASVDRALARRAQELDRSNERLRAILRASNMLRVEQQADVLASQIAEIVSASSGFRLASVALVQRQRTTEPALRLAAVAGFAKPSSAPFVTLAQFSALLRAENARGSLTYLIEDGTGAELELWPFPTPVSAVAATAETPPREIWRNGDVLVCLLRNSRNELLGALALGDPEDGLRPSPEQVQILEILANQAASAIENAYLYAAQQHNLSRMTALNGFARALSTTLRSPQQILALTASGMLEMSGARWATVFLPDPAAPALERAFHTGAPCTAVAEAEQLARQASMARRPLSRLPAPDHEGMLAVPLRGAGTTLGAICIGFEAGLPDTGDVESLALFASQAASAIDGLHLLAQVRRGHDQLASIMASTREGMLLVDETGQVAVVNSAFYHLASVETWASVPTDLTGMPMAEILERWQATAPFPPHEFALLADGLAAVAGGRDSFVVGQFNGPGPGLQALEWTVLRVTNEGDLAHREMAAPGPGWPILLTVRDITAAKVAERLRQDLASMMVHDLRSPLTSIITSIDMILRGVVGGVSDKQREILKICLASAQNLLNLISMLLDISRLEDGAMPIELSSIEVAPLVQRALETVRPIAQDKRITIEVLCDPDMPRVCADAELILRVLQNLLDNAVKYSPADERVLLTVSLHEPSLVRFSIRDNGIGIKASDLETIFVKFAQAGNQRQKGSGLGLTFCKLVVEAHGGRIWVESAPGKGSTFHFTLPVASRDDVAHASDSGVQS
- a CDS encoding DUF11 domain-containing protein, coding for RLTYTLRVRNVGNRGATGVEVRDTLPAGVSFVEASDGGTESGGVVAWPPFDLPGGAEVVRTVTVQVANPFVDPGGAIINVAAAGDDGANGADPTPANNTASDTDYVRPDLALTKSDGGASAEPGGLIRFLLSYTNTGGINVTGVTLRERVPLNTSFDASLAENAGWTCAPDASAGSECVYTVGDLPAGASDTVSFVVRVNNPLPAGVTEVVNAARISDDGARGPDRDSADNQASDSTPVSAAPDLRLSKSTGGVAPMPGRPLPYRLDYRNVGNQEATGVVIRETVPDNTSFSAAGSSAGWSCRDGAPAGSTCLFNLGSVPAGTGGDVTFTVVVDDPVPPGVTVIVNMASISDDGANGGDPTPDNNSATVNSPFSPTAVTLVHFSATRADEGVVVRWTTGIEIDTAHFRIYRSETATRAGAIQIAEVVSRGNATGGASYRVVDTDAEAGRNYWYWLVEVETDGDETVYGPVRLAGGLSGGFQVYLPLLRR
- a CDS encoding ATP-binding protein, producing the protein MTTFRPRTLLLVSASVADRDALQQDLADDPDQTYAIVLSERSDQALERCRDLRPDCVVISDALPDTDWVALAGAFQTVAPPAPAILLLVDQESSPLVCEALQRGAYDYVVRGSLPRRVWLTVRNAIEVADLRASLAQQRQALEESAAQYSRLVAEREELTRKEGETRRLMYEALALLDTVIESAPVGLAFADRDLRYVRVNSALAAMNGRAVEEHLGRRPSEIFGDIGAEWERWWQMALTTGEPIVNLEISVMVSGRREYALVNYYPVRDADGNLLGVGTVVTDISQRKRSEIGQRVLAAAGSLLAASPDAGVLGDVVRTLFPDLADYGMIHLQDEREGLRLVAAAHRDQALEAQLAIWFGPEALARSGDAHPVAKAVAEARTLLDASLFSAADEGTLPEQLRPATSVIAPLIAQGRCIGAMTAVSVEEGRRYISEEVAVIEEMARRCAMLIAAARSYEEVRQARAAAETAVEQRDRFISTAAHELKTPLAVLLGNAQLLLRRAEQDFTLDAVNRRNLRIILAQAQRLNRLVAMLLDVSRLERGRLVIPRLPVDLCRIASQLAEELTPTLIRHVISLDLPDEPVLVAGDELRLEQVVQNLLHNAVKYSPRGGEIRIIVQRGENEALLSVSDQGIGIPEAELPRLFQRYFRASNAEARQIRGMGFGLFIVREIVESHGGTVEVRSVEGSGSTFTVRLPLWRPEAPSAPVAQ